A window of Halostella salina contains these coding sequences:
- a CDS encoding branched-chain amino acid ABC transporter permease: MSETESTGGGDSGNPLVDFLNRDPGLVLAVLGGIYLVYILSGVIFGFTLRGQLNTVANLTFFIGVFGMLALALNLHWGYTGLFNIGIVGFMAIGVYVTAIVSKPPAGQGGAAQIGGLGLPLGVGVFAGVLVAALFGLLVGLPALRLRADYLAIVTIAFSEIIRFTLMSRTFQTYQLPDTIDLWLFTIDPAADTIGLGGGGGLILNYTQPLEAILQTLFLWGPYLGFVDFVQQNFISNNPKPVIDGLTYGLILLLTCGLFYWLLTRTGSSPFGRVLKAIREDEDVANALGKNTNRFKLKSFVFGCALMGLGGILWYAGRGSITPPSFRPNITFYIWIALIIGGAGSNTGSFLGGAVFAAALYEGPRLVKNLVEAAVGSLEGPGGFGPAMAAMGSFDPWPMLAYTLNSISQLRLVIMGVVLIWLMHNRPEGMLGHRKETASSIDLSRPESSSTESDATAADGGEQQ, encoded by the coding sequence ATGAGCGAGACCGAAAGCACGGGCGGTGGCGACAGCGGCAACCCGCTCGTCGACTTCCTCAACCGGGACCCCGGACTGGTCCTGGCGGTGCTGGGTGGCATCTACCTGGTGTACATCCTCTCGGGCGTGATCTTCGGGTTCACGCTCCGTGGACAGCTCAACACGGTCGCCAACCTCACGTTCTTCATCGGCGTGTTCGGGATGCTGGCCCTCGCGTTGAACCTCCACTGGGGATACACGGGGCTGTTCAACATCGGCATCGTCGGGTTCATGGCGATCGGCGTTTACGTGACCGCGATAGTTTCCAAGCCGCCGGCGGGACAGGGCGGCGCGGCGCAGATCGGCGGCCTCGGCCTGCCGCTCGGCGTCGGCGTGTTCGCCGGCGTCCTCGTCGCCGCGCTGTTCGGACTGCTGGTTGGCCTGCCCGCGCTCCGGTTGCGGGCCGACTACCTGGCGATCGTGACGATCGCCTTCTCCGAGATCATCCGGTTCACGCTGATGTCGCGGACGTTCCAGACGTACCAGCTGCCCGATACGATCGACCTGTGGCTGTTTACCATCGACCCGGCCGCGGACACGATCGGGCTTGGCGGCGGCGGGGGGCTCATCCTCAACTACACGCAGCCGCTGGAGGCGATCCTCCAGACCCTGTTCCTCTGGGGTCCGTATCTCGGCTTCGTCGACTTCGTCCAACAGAACTTCATCTCGAACAACCCCAAGCCGGTCATCGACGGGCTCACGTACGGCCTGATCCTGTTGCTGACCTGTGGGCTGTTCTACTGGCTGCTCACCCGGACCGGCTCGTCGCCGTTCGGCCGCGTCCTCAAGGCGATCCGCGAGGACGAGGACGTCGCCAACGCCCTGGGGAAGAACACGAACCGCTTCAAGCTGAAGTCGTTCGTGTTCGGCTGTGCGCTGATGGGGCTGGGCGGCATCCTCTGGTACGCCGGCCGCGGGAGCATCACGCCCCCGTCGTTCCGGCCGAACATCACGTTCTACATCTGGATCGCGCTGATCATCGGCGGGGCCGGCTCCAACACCGGGAGCTTCCTCGGCGGAGCTGTCTTCGCGGCGGCGCTGTACGAGGGTCCGCGGCTCGTCAAGAACCTCGTCGAGGCGGCGGTCGGATCCCTCGAAGGCCCGGGTGGCTTCGGACCGGCGATGGCCGCCATGGGTTCGTTCGACCCGTGGCCGATGCTGGCGTACACGCTCAACAGCATCAGCCAGCTTCGACTGGTAATCATGGGGGTCGTCCTCATCTGGTTGATGCACAACCGGCCCGAGGGGATGCTCGGTCACCGCAAGGAGACCGCGTCGAGCATCGACCTCTCTCGGCCCGAAAGTAGCAGCACGGAGTCGGACGCGACGGCGGCGGACGGAGGCGAGCAACAATGA
- a CDS encoding ABC transporter ATP-binding protein — protein MSGTTNTTDGSSLSQGDVDTDDETPLEVEGLRKTFGGITAVDDVTFGVEKGSITGLIGPNGAGKSTTFNLITGMHDADGGTVRFNGEDITGLPPHEIANRGLARTFQIARELEEMTVLENMMLAPKGQIGEALWRSIAPGARDNVKRQEAEHLERVWEVLDFFEIDHLADEYAENLSGGQRKLLEMARALLTDPDVLLLDEPFAGVNPSLEKRLLKHIHELREDGYTFLIVEHDMDLIMENCERVIVMHQGRVLKDGTPAEVKESEDVIEAYLGGEV, from the coding sequence ATGAGCGGCACCACCAACACGACCGACGGATCGAGCCTCTCACAGGGCGATGTCGACACAGACGATGAGACCCCGCTCGAAGTCGAGGGGCTGCGCAAGACGTTCGGCGGCATCACCGCCGTCGACGACGTCACCTTCGGCGTCGAGAAAGGGTCGATCACCGGGCTCATCGGCCCCAACGGTGCCGGGAAGTCGACGACGTTCAACCTGATCACCGGGATGCACGACGCCGACGGCGGCACGGTCCGGTTCAACGGCGAGGACATCACGGGGCTCCCTCCTCACGAGATCGCGAACCGGGGGCTCGCTCGCACCTTCCAGATCGCCCGGGAACTGGAGGAGATGACGGTGCTGGAGAACATGATGCTCGCGCCCAAGGGCCAGATCGGCGAGGCGCTGTGGCGCTCGATCGCGCCCGGCGCGCGCGACAACGTCAAGCGTCAGGAGGCCGAGCATCTCGAACGGGTGTGGGAGGTGCTCGACTTCTTCGAGATCGACCACCTCGCCGACGAGTACGCGGAGAACCTCTCGGGCGGCCAGCGGAAGCTGCTGGAGATGGCCCGCGCGCTGCTGACCGATCCGGACGTGCTCCTGCTGGACGAGCCGTTCGCCGGCGTCAACCCCTCTCTGGAGAAGCGCCTGCTCAAGCACATCCACGAACTCCGGGAGGATGGCTACACCTTCCTCATCGTCGAGCACGACATGGATCTCATCATGGAGAACTGTGAGCGTGTCATCGTCATGCATCAGGGCCGGGTGCTCAAGGACGGTACCCCGGCGGAGGTCAAGGAGAGCGAGGACGTCATCGAGGCGTACCTCGGGGGTGAAGTATGA
- a CDS encoding ABC transporter ATP-binding protein, translating into MSLLEVRDLDAGYGDLQILTDVDLDVGDEEYVTIVGPNGAGKSTVMKSVFGLTTHMGGTITFAREDITGIEPEDVIHKGMGYVPQSDNVFAELSVRENLEMGAYILDEVPEDALAEVYERFPILEEREDQKAGTMSGGQQQMLAMGRALMLDPDLLLLDEPSAGLAPDLVDEMFDKIDEINDNGTAVLMVEQNAKEALSRCDRGYVLANGQNRYVDEGEKLLNDEEVRKQFLGG; encoded by the coding sequence ATGAGCCTGCTCGAAGTCCGCGACCTGGACGCCGGGTACGGCGACCTCCAGATCCTCACGGACGTCGACCTCGACGTCGGCGACGAGGAGTACGTCACCATCGTCGGCCCGAACGGGGCCGGCAAGTCGACCGTGATGAAGTCCGTGTTCGGGCTGACGACCCACATGGGCGGGACGATAACCTTCGCCCGGGAGGACATCACCGGTATCGAACCGGAGGACGTCATCCACAAGGGGATGGGCTACGTCCCGCAGAGCGACAACGTGTTCGCCGAGCTGTCGGTCCGGGAGAACCTGGAGATGGGCGCGTACATCCTCGATGAGGTGCCCGAGGACGCGCTGGCGGAGGTGTACGAGCGGTTCCCCATCCTGGAGGAGCGCGAGGACCAGAAGGCCGGCACGATGAGCGGCGGCCAGCAGCAGATGCTGGCGATGGGCCGGGCGCTGATGCTCGACCCCGACCTGCTCCTGCTGGACGAACCAAGCGCCGGGCTTGCCCCGGATCTGGTCGACGAGATGTTCGACAAGATCGACGAGATCAACGACAACGGGACGGCTGTCCTGATGGTCGAGCAGAACGCCAAGGAGGCGCTGAGCCGCTGTGACCGCGGCTACGTGCTCGCCAACGGCCAGAACAGGTACGTCGACGAGGGCGAGAAGCTGCTGAACGACGAGGAAGTCAGAAAGCAGTTCCTCGGCGGCTGA
- a CDS encoding ABC transporter substrate-binding protein gives MSYRVRRRDVLKGAGAAGMLGVAGCIGSEENGGGGDGGSGPDLLTVIGYPESGIQLFRDYYSASDGSEDILIPDGLQDPALPGQVGNDMNNVTGTAPAAGGPNQEAFASLYEDEYGSSPGVFTSQSYDSSAILILANAAAGENDGTAVRDQMRRMANPEGTEYGPSEFVSAVEAAANGENINYQGASSAVNFDQNGDPASAAYQIWEFAGQDADTVDVQETQNFSGENPGGSGPSADSSPGGLGRTIELGILLPETGDLASTGGPMINASEIPPMQVNNSDLDLEVNVQFEDTQTSPDQGVSGAESLISGGVPAVNGTASSGVNVPVCQEAFIPNEIVGCSPSSTALSVTNLDDDDYIFRTAPSDQLQGRVMAQVASERLGAETAATLYVNNDYGQQLSNRFTNVFEQSFDGEVYDQISFNIGASSYSNVIDSALSSG, from the coding sequence ATGTCATACCGTGTGAGAAGGCGTGACGTGTTGAAGGGTGCCGGTGCCGCTGGGATGCTCGGCGTCGCCGGCTGCATCGGTAGCGAGGAGAACGGCGGCGGCGGTGACGGCGGGAGCGGTCCCGACCTGCTGACCGTCATCGGCTACCCCGAGAGCGGTATCCAGCTGTTCCGCGACTACTACAGCGCCTCCGACGGCTCCGAGGACATCCTCATTCCCGACGGCCTGCAGGACCCGGCGCTGCCGGGACAGGTGGGGAACGATATGAACAACGTCACCGGGACGGCACCGGCGGCGGGCGGTCCGAACCAGGAGGCGTTCGCGAGCCTCTATGAGGACGAGTACGGGTCGTCGCCGGGCGTGTTCACGTCCCAGTCGTACGACTCCAGCGCGATCCTCATCCTCGCCAACGCTGCGGCCGGCGAGAACGACGGGACGGCTGTCCGCGACCAGATGCGCCGGATGGCCAACCCCGAGGGTACCGAGTACGGGCCCAGCGAGTTCGTCTCAGCGGTCGAGGCCGCCGCCAACGGCGAGAACATCAACTACCAGGGCGCGTCCAGCGCCGTGAACTTCGACCAGAACGGCGACCCCGCCTCCGCGGCGTACCAGATCTGGGAGTTCGCCGGCCAGGACGCCGACACCGTCGACGTGCAGGAGACCCAGAACTTCTCCGGGGAGAACCCCGGAGGTTCCGGCCCGTCGGCTGATAGCTCGCCGGGCGGACTGGGCCGCACCATCGAACTCGGCATCCTGCTCCCCGAGACGGGTGACCTGGCGTCGACCGGTGGGCCGATGATCAACGCCTCCGAGATCCCGCCCATGCAGGTGAACAACTCCGACCTGGACCTCGAGGTGAACGTCCAGTTCGAGGACACCCAGACCTCCCCCGACCAGGGGGTCAGCGGCGCGGAGTCGCTCATCAGCGGCGGCGTCCCCGCGGTCAACGGCACAGCGTCGTCCGGCGTGAACGTCCCCGTCTGTCAGGAGGCGTTCATCCCGAACGAGATCGTCGGCTGTTCCCCGTCCAGCACCGCGCTGTCGGTGACGAACCTCGACGACGACGACTACATCTTCCGCACCGCGCCGAGCGACCAGCTGCAGGGCCGCGTGATGGCACAGGTCGCCTCCGAACGGCTCGGTGCCGAGACGGCCGCGACGCTGTACGTCAACAACGACTACGGCCAGCAGCTCTCGAACCGCTTCACCAACGTGTTCGAGCAGTCGTTCGACGGCGAGGTGTACGACCAGATCAGCTTCAACATCGGCGCGTCGTCGTACTCCAACGTCATCGACTCGGCGCTGTCGAGCGGATAG
- a CDS encoding CBS domain-containing protein, whose translation MESVTIRDVMTREYVGVSESDTVLGAVRLMREEESGSVVVLRGSDPVGVLTEWDVLGLVADEADPAETTVASVMSEPVLTVPADEGLRTATGKMSRERVRRLVVTDDGEVVGVLTERDVIAATATASAPESNPAAPLADNSVGGTPVDGGQRDARARTEPNGNGGYADQGVCETCGALADTLREFNGQLVCAECREV comes from the coding sequence ATGGAGAGCGTGACGATCAGGGACGTGATGACCAGGGAGTACGTCGGCGTCAGCGAGTCCGACACCGTCCTCGGCGCGGTCCGGCTGATGCGCGAGGAGGAGTCCGGCAGCGTGGTCGTTCTCCGGGGCAGCGACCCGGTCGGCGTGCTGACCGAGTGGGACGTGCTCGGACTCGTCGCCGACGAGGCCGACCCGGCGGAGACGACCGTCGCCTCGGTGATGTCGGAGCCGGTGCTCACCGTCCCCGCGGACGAGGGACTCAGGACGGCGACCGGGAAGATGTCCCGCGAGCGTGTCCGCAGGCTGGTCGTGACCGACGACGGCGAGGTCGTCGGCGTGCTGACCGAGCGCGACGTGATCGCGGCCACCGCCACCGCCTCCGCGCCCGAGTCCAATCCGGCCGCGCCGCTCGCCGACAACTCGGTCGGCGGAACGCCGGTCGATGGGGGGCAGCGCGACGCCCGCGCCCGGACGGAGCCGAACGGAAACGGCGGCTACGCCGACCAGGGAGTCTGTGAAACGTGTGGCGCGCTCGCCGACACGCTTCGGGAGTTCAACGGGCAACTCGTCTGTGCGGAGTGCCGCGAGGTGTGA
- a CDS encoding DUF5785 family protein has translation MDWPHDPDGDEGSEGMRKYGMAILAKKLDEDEGFPLDVDEFVAEHGDEPLRLNHRRVVSVADVFEHVREDEFEDIVSFHKGVGRAMREGDFWEYHPQGEDPEHNPA, from the coding sequence ATGGACTGGCCCCACGACCCCGACGGCGACGAAGGCAGCGAAGGGATGCGGAAGTACGGGATGGCGATCCTCGCCAAGAAGCTGGACGAGGACGAGGGCTTCCCGCTCGACGTCGACGAGTTCGTCGCGGAGCACGGGGACGAACCGCTCCGGCTCAACCACCGCCGCGTCGTCAGCGTCGCCGACGTGTTCGAACACGTCCGCGAGGACGAGTTCGAGGACATCGTCTCCTTCCACAAGGGCGTCGGCCGTGCGATGCGCGAAGGCGACTTCTGGGAGTACCACCCGCAGGGCGAGGACCCCGAGCACAACCCCGCCTGA
- the mct gene encoding succinyl-CoA:mesaconate CoA-transferase: MGALDDLRVLDLTQVLAGPYCTMLLADMGADVVKIERPGGDLIRSNPPFAEDPEAEAYGGYFQSVNRGKRSLELDLGDDADREAFLDLVERADVVVENYRAGTMERFELGYERLRERNPELVYSAIRGFGDPRTGETHRQGQPSFDLVAQALGGVMEITGQEDGPPTKVGPGIGDLFTAALNAVGILAAVHHRERTGEGQFVDTGMYDSILSLCERTVYQYSYTGESPTRRGNAHPTLFPYNAFETADGHVVVAAFGDNHWTALCESMDRPDLAADYPDAGSRLRNRDSLRETIAAWTADRTTDEVVETLDGIPVAPVQDTADVFDDPHVRNREMLVEVDQPGADRQVTVAGTPIKMTETPPEPGDRAPLLDEHRGEILGPVRTADDD; the protein is encoded by the coding sequence ATGGGAGCGCTCGACGACCTGCGCGTGCTCGACCTGACGCAGGTGCTCGCCGGCCCGTACTGCACGATGTTGCTCGCGGACATGGGCGCGGACGTGGTAAAGATCGAACGGCCCGGCGGCGACCTCATCCGGTCGAACCCGCCCTTTGCCGAGGATCCCGAGGCGGAGGCGTACGGCGGCTACTTCCAGAGCGTCAACCGCGGCAAGCGGAGCCTGGAACTCGACCTCGGGGACGACGCCGACCGCGAGGCGTTCCTCGACCTCGTCGAGCGCGCGGACGTGGTCGTCGAGAACTACCGCGCCGGGACGATGGAGCGGTTCGAGCTCGGCTACGAGCGGCTCCGCGAGCGCAACCCCGAACTCGTGTACAGCGCGATCCGCGGCTTCGGCGACCCGCGCACGGGCGAGACGCACCGGCAGGGCCAGCCCTCGTTCGACCTCGTCGCGCAGGCGCTCGGCGGCGTCATGGAGATCACCGGGCAGGAGGACGGCCCGCCGACGAAGGTCGGCCCCGGCATCGGGGACCTGTTCACCGCGGCGCTGAACGCCGTGGGGATCCTCGCGGCGGTCCACCACCGCGAGCGGACCGGCGAGGGCCAGTTCGTCGACACCGGGATGTACGACTCGATCCTCTCGCTGTGCGAGCGGACGGTGTACCAGTACTCCTACACCGGCGAGTCACCGACGCGGCGCGGGAACGCTCATCCGACGCTGTTCCCGTACAACGCCTTCGAAACCGCGGACGGGCACGTCGTCGTCGCGGCGTTCGGCGACAACCACTGGACCGCGCTGTGCGAGTCGATGGACCGCCCGGACCTCGCGGCCGACTACCCCGACGCCGGGAGCCGCCTGCGCAATCGCGACTCGCTCCGCGAGACGATCGCCGCGTGGACCGCCGACCGGACGACCGACGAGGTGGTCGAGACGCTGGACGGCATCCCGGTCGCGCCGGTGCAGGACACCGCCGACGTGTTCGACGACCCGCACGTCCGCAACCGGGAGATGCTGGTCGAGGTCGACCAACCGGGTGCGGACCGGCAGGTCACCGTCGCCGGAACGCCGATCAAGATGACCGAGACGCCGCCGGAGCCGGGCGACCGCGCGCCGCTGCTGGACGAACACCGCGGCGAGATACTGGGCCCGGTGCGGACGGCCGACGACGACTGA
- the glmS gene encoding methylaspartate mutase subunit S translates to MAQTVILGVIGSDAHVVGITILEQTLDAAGFDVVNLGVQSSQAEFASAADAHDAEAVLVSSLYGHAEQDCRDFHDTLAEHGADAVTYIGGNLSVGQTDFAETRERFRRLGFDRVFDSETDPEEAVAALRQDLGIHSTEPDERVRA, encoded by the coding sequence ATGGCCCAGACAGTCATCCTCGGCGTTATCGGGTCGGATGCCCACGTCGTCGGCATCACGATCTTGGAACAGACGCTGGACGCGGCCGGGTTCGACGTCGTCAACCTCGGCGTCCAGAGTTCACAGGCTGAGTTCGCGAGCGCTGCGGACGCACACGACGCCGAGGCGGTACTGGTCTCCTCGCTGTACGGCCACGCCGAACAGGACTGCCGGGACTTCCACGACACCCTCGCCGAACACGGGGCCGACGCGGTCACCTACATCGGCGGGAACCTCTCGGTCGGACAGACCGACTTCGCCGAGACGCGGGAGCGGTTCCGCCGGCTCGGCTTCGACCGGGTCTTCGACTCCGAGACCGACCCGGAGGAGGCGGTCGCCGCTCTGCGACAGGACCTGGGGATCCACAGCACGGAGCCCGACGAACGGGTTCGCGCGTAG
- a CDS encoding methylaspartate mutase subunit E, translating to MTRDERLPPEELRRIDESVRSDWPTGETVDFEAAVAYHESLPDGKRFARVLESADRPLLQPRAGVPCLDDQIELLRHLEREGLADLLPTTIDSYTRDNEYEKAQQGLEEARETGEDALNGFPAVNHGVDGCRELIEALDRPIEVRHGTPDARLLAAVTFAGGFESFEGGPISYNIPYTKEDDLETTIEHWQYVDRLAGAYTERGVRINREPFGPLTGTLVPPCIAIAVMLVEGLLAATQGVRSLTLGYGQVGNVVQDVAALRALRELGEEYLPDAVTVTTVFHEWMGGFPPDEARASGVIGLGGATAAIAQPDKIITKSPQEFQGVPTKEANAAGLRTTRQLIDMLIEQDIDIDGIDEEQELIERATHDLMDAVDRHGNGDVARGVVGAFEAGDLDVPFAPSDSAAGDVLPARDDDGRVRIFTFADLAVSDEIKEVHGARLADRARTEDRDRSFTMVADDVDAISDGKLIGRPGGGTDAD from the coding sequence ATGACACGCGACGAACGCCTGCCCCCCGAGGAGTTGCGACGCATCGACGAGTCCGTCCGGAGCGACTGGCCGACCGGCGAGACGGTCGACTTCGAGGCGGCGGTCGCCTACCACGAGTCCCTGCCCGACGGGAAGCGATTCGCGCGCGTGCTGGAGTCGGCGGACCGCCCGCTCCTACAGCCACGCGCCGGCGTCCCGTGTCTCGACGACCAGATCGAACTGCTTCGTCACCTGGAGCGCGAGGGACTCGCGGACCTGCTCCCGACGACCATCGACTCGTACACGCGCGACAACGAGTACGAGAAGGCCCAGCAGGGGCTGGAGGAGGCCCGCGAGACCGGCGAGGACGCGCTCAACGGCTTCCCGGCGGTCAACCACGGCGTCGACGGCTGCCGGGAGCTGATCGAGGCGCTGGACCGCCCGATAGAGGTGCGCCACGGGACGCCCGACGCGCGCCTGCTCGCCGCCGTCACGTTCGCCGGCGGGTTCGAGAGCTTCGAGGGCGGGCCGATCTCCTACAACATTCCCTACACGAAGGAGGACGACCTGGAGACGACGATCGAGCACTGGCAGTACGTCGACCGCCTCGCCGGGGCGTACACCGAGCGCGGCGTCCGGATCAACCGCGAGCCGTTCGGCCCGCTGACCGGGACGCTCGTCCCGCCGTGTATCGCCATCGCGGTGATGCTCGTGGAGGGGTTGCTCGCGGCGACACAGGGCGTCCGCTCGCTCACGCTCGGCTACGGACAGGTCGGCAACGTCGTGCAGGACGTGGCCGCCCTGCGCGCGCTCCGCGAACTCGGGGAGGAGTACCTCCCCGACGCGGTGACCGTGACGACCGTCTTCCACGAGTGGATGGGCGGCTTCCCGCCGGACGAGGCCCGCGCCAGCGGCGTCATCGGGCTCGGCGGCGCGACGGCCGCCATCGCACAGCCGGACAAGATCATCACGAAGTCCCCGCAGGAGTTCCAGGGCGTCCCGACGAAGGAGGCCAACGCCGCGGGGCTTCGCACCACCAGACAGCTGATCGACATGCTCATCGAGCAGGACATCGACATCGACGGCATCGACGAGGAACAGGAGCTGATCGAGCGGGCGACACACGACCTGATGGATGCGGTCGACCGGCACGGCAACGGCGACGTGGCCCGGGGCGTAGTCGGGGCGTTCGAAGCGGGCGATCTGGACGTGCCTTTCGCCCCGAGCGACAGCGCGGCGGGCGACGTGCTCCCCGCCCGCGACGACGACGGTCGGGTCCGGATCTTCACGTTCGCGGACCTCGCGGTGAGCGACGAGATCAAGGAAGTCCACGGCGCGCGCCTCGCCGACCGGGCGCGCACCGAGGACCGCGACCGCTCGTTCACGATGGTCGCCGACGACGTCGACGCTATCAGCGACGGGAAGCTCATCGGCCGCCCCGGAGGTGGCACGGATGCGGATTGA
- a CDS encoding methylaspartate ammonia-lyase: MRIERVSAVPTVSGFFFDDQRAITDGATRDGFTYEGDPVTPGFDRIREAGEALSVDLELSDGAVVSGDCAAVQYSGAGGRDPLFRADRYADAVEGPVADVIAGRPADAFAENAAVVEDLPPVESGGDRLHTAVRYGVSQALLAAAAHARRTTRTDVLADALGTTPADRPVPVFGQSGDARRENAEKMLVKGVPVLPHGLFNGEGKVGEDGGKLVDYLGWLSTRAEELGPEDYAPRFHVDVYGTLGDLFGPPYDREEVADYFADLRAAAAPYPLQVEGPMDAGGRAEQIHAMAELRDGLADAGVGVDIVADEWCNTADDVRAFVDAGAADVVQVKTPDLGGIQRSGEAVRYCEGTDTRAYLGGTCNETVTSARACAHVALATDAAQVLAKPGMGFDEGYMAVTNEMRRTLSRRTRDAPEVTAGD; the protein is encoded by the coding sequence ATGCGGATTGAGCGCGTCAGCGCCGTCCCGACGGTCTCGGGCTTTTTCTTCGACGACCAGCGGGCGATCACCGACGGCGCGACACGCGACGGGTTCACCTACGAGGGCGACCCCGTCACGCCGGGCTTCGACCGGATTCGCGAGGCCGGCGAGGCGCTGTCGGTCGACCTCGAACTTTCGGACGGGGCCGTCGTCTCCGGCGACTGCGCCGCCGTCCAGTACTCGGGAGCCGGCGGGCGCGACCCGCTGTTCCGCGCCGACCGCTACGCCGACGCCGTCGAGGGACCGGTCGCCGACGTGATCGCGGGCCGCCCAGCCGACGCGTTCGCCGAGAACGCGGCCGTCGTCGAGGACCTCCCGCCGGTCGAGAGCGGCGGCGACCGCCTCCACACCGCAGTCCGGTACGGTGTCTCGCAGGCGTTGCTCGCGGCGGCCGCCCACGCCCGACGGACGACGCGGACCGACGTGCTCGCCGACGCGCTCGGCACGACGCCGGCCGACCGCCCCGTACCGGTGTTCGGCCAGTCCGGGGACGCGCGCCGGGAGAACGCCGAGAAGATGCTCGTCAAGGGCGTCCCCGTCCTCCCGCACGGCCTGTTCAACGGCGAGGGGAAGGTCGGCGAGGACGGCGGGAAACTGGTCGACTATCTCGGCTGGCTGTCGACCAGAGCCGAGGAACTCGGCCCGGAGGACTACGCGCCGCGGTTCCACGTCGACGTGTACGGCACGCTCGGCGACCTGTTCGGGCCGCCGTACGACCGCGAGGAGGTGGCCGACTACTTCGCCGACCTGCGCGCGGCGGCCGCGCCGTACCCGCTGCAGGTCGAGGGGCCGATGGACGCCGGCGGGCGCGCTGAACAGATCCACGCGATGGCCGAACTCCGCGACGGTCTCGCGGACGCCGGCGTCGGCGTCGATATCGTCGCCGACGAGTGGTGCAACACGGCAGACGACGTGCGGGCGTTCGTCGACGCGGGCGCGGCGGACGTGGTCCAGGTGAAGACCCCCGACCTCGGTGGTATCCAGCGCTCCGGCGAGGCCGTGCGCTACTGCGAGGGGACCGACACCCGTGCCTACCTCGGCGGCACCTGCAACGAGACGGTCACGTCGGCACGCGCCTGCGCGCACGTCGCGCTCGCCACCGACGCCGCGCAGGTGCTGGCCAAGCCCGGGATGGGGTTCGACGAGGGGTACATGGCCGTCACGAACGAGATGCGCCGCACGCTCTCGCGTCGGACCCGCGACGCGCCGGAGGTGACCGCCGGTGACTGA
- the mch gene encoding 2-methylfumaryl-CoA hydratase has translation MTDWTDPDTFGAALDRATTLEKGNYFEAFAEGDRIEHDAGIRLTRHGNDEWLSRTLNHDPAYWRTDAARERGFDEPPVHPDYLVACTMGPSVEDLSEKGGYFLGRDDVTVHEPAVYPGTELHVESEVLATRESSSRPDYGIVTWETRGVDADTGEALLSYERTNMVPRREPLETDGREAERDGRGSDADDIPALPDELIAPDGPAFGDFRRALDRAADRDAAVAYRHERGRTMDAELVSGLPLATLNTAKQHHDANRMADSPSGGLVAYGDVTRSVALAHARSDELTHRELGYDDERFHDFVTPGDTVYGFTRVLDADRSDGPPNGGRVRFQHIAFNQHDEPVYSGIRTALVRGGNSTHTP, from the coding sequence GTGACTGACTGGACCGACCCCGACACGTTCGGCGCGGCGCTCGACCGCGCGACGACGCTGGAGAAGGGCAACTACTTCGAGGCGTTCGCGGAGGGCGACCGAATCGAGCACGACGCCGGGATCCGGCTCACCCGGCACGGCAACGACGAGTGGCTGAGCCGGACCCTCAACCACGACCCGGCGTACTGGCGGACCGACGCCGCCCGCGAACGCGGGTTCGACGAGCCGCCGGTCCACCCGGACTACCTCGTCGCCTGCACGATGGGACCGAGCGTCGAGGACCTGAGCGAGAAGGGCGGCTACTTCCTCGGCCGCGACGACGTGACCGTCCACGAGCCGGCGGTGTATCCGGGGACCGAACTCCACGTCGAGTCCGAGGTGCTCGCGACGCGCGAGTCGAGTTCCCGGCCGGACTACGGCATCGTCACCTGGGAGACCAGAGGGGTCGACGCCGACACCGGCGAGGCGCTGCTCTCCTACGAGCGCACGAACATGGTGCCGCGCCGGGAGCCGCTGGAGACCGACGGCAGGGAGGCGGAGCGGGACGGTCGCGGATCAGACGCCGACGACATCCCAGCGCTCCCCGACGAACTGATCGCGCCCGACGGTCCCGCGTTCGGCGACTTCCGCCGGGCGCTCGACCGGGCGGCCGACCGCGACGCCGCCGTCGCGTACCGCCACGAGCGCGGCCGGACGATGGACGCCGAACTCGTCTCCGGGCTCCCCCTGGCCACGCTTAACACCGCGAAACAGCACCACGACGCGAACCGCATGGCCGACTCGCCGTCCGGCGGGCTGGTCGCCTACGGGGACGTGACCCGTTCCGTCGCGCTCGCACACGCCCGGTCCGACGAACTGACCCACCGCGAACTCGGCTACGACGACGAGCGGTTCCACGACTTCGTGACGCCGGGCGACACCGTCTACGGGTTCACCCGCGTCCTCGACGCCGACCGGTCGGACGGGCCGCCCAATGGCGGCCGGGTCCGGTTCCAGCATATCGCGTTCAACCAGCACGATGAGCCGGTGTACTCCGGCATCAGAACCGCGCTCGTCCGGGGCGGGAACAGCACACACACACCATGA